The following coding sequences are from one Panicum hallii strain FIL2 chromosome 5, PHallii_v3.1, whole genome shotgun sequence window:
- the LOC112892775 gene encoding uncharacterized protein LOC112892775, which yields MKEGGVSLIYPMLTAMNYSTWSIKMEANMDAQGIPDAIEPADEEAVDVKKDKLARACLFAAVPDDVLQQIAKKKTAKEAWASLETRFLGVDRVKKARVQTLKSDFKDLRIKETESIDKFAGKISSLANKLSDLGAAMVDGELVKKLLDSVPEKFLQIIAAIEQFSYLDTMLFDEMIGRLKAYEERIRKHDDKREEQLLLAFNNSSGGGRKKKFDKAKTMCYRRQELGHFAYECPEKKKKTEEALLASADADYESTLL from the coding sequence ATGAAGGAGGGTGGTGTTTCCTTAATCTACCCCATGCTGACGGCGATGAACTACTCCACCTGGTCGATCAAGATGGAGGCAAACATGGATGCACAAGGCATCCCGGATGCCATCGAGCCTGCGGACGAGGAGGCCGTGGACGTCAAGAAGGACAAGCTGGCTCGTGCGTGCCTCTTCGCAGCTGTTCCCGACGATGTCCTGCAGCAGATTGCCAAGAAGAAGACAGCCAAAGAGGCTTGGGCGAGCCTCGAGACAAGATTTCTTGGCGTTGATCGAGTGAAGAAGGCGCGTGTGCAAACCTTGAAGAGTGATTTTAAGGACCTGCGCATAAAGGAAACTGAGTCCATCGACAAGTTTGCCGGCAAAATCAGCAGCCTAGCAAACAAGTTGAGTGACCTCGGTGCAGCCATGGTGGACGGTGAGCTCGTCAAGAAACTACTCGACTCAGTGCCTGAGAAGTTTTTGCAGATCATCGCAGCGATCGAGCAGTTCTCCTACTTAGACACCATGCTGTTCGATGAGATGATTGGGCGCCTCAAAGCATACGAGGAAAGGATCCGCAAGCACGACGACAAGCGTGAAGAGCAGCTGCTTCTCGCCTTCAACAACTCAAGTGGTGGTGGCCGCAAGAAGAAGTTTGACAAAGCCAAGACGATGTGCTATAGGCGTCAAGAATTGGGGCACTTTGCGTATGAGTGtccggagaagaagaagaaaacggAGGAGGCTCTGCTTGCCAGTGCGGACGCCGACTACGAATCTACCCTGCTGTGA